The Natranaerobius trueperi genome has a window encoding:
- a CDS encoding exodeoxyribonuclease VII small subunit — MTSKKEQMSFEDSLKELEKVVKSLEQGDLTLEQSLENFQRGIELSQVCSKKLQTAEKKIEKLAKDKQTGELTLEPVDFEEES, encoded by the coding sequence GTGACAAGTAAAAAAGAACAGATGAGTTTTGAAGATTCTTTAAAAGAATTAGAAAAAGTGGTAAAATCTTTAGAACAAGGAGATTTAACCTTAGAACAATCGCTAGAAAATTTTCAACGTGGTATTGAATTATCTCAAGTTTGTAGTAAAAAACTTCAAACTGCTGAAAAAAAGATTGAAAAATTGGCAAAGGATAAACAAACCGGTGAATTAACTTTAGAGCCTGTCGATTTTGAGGAGGAGAGTTAA
- the xseA gene encoding exodeoxyribonuclease VII large subunit produces the protein MEKQAVTVTQLTGYLKNLLLKDNNLKNVLVRGEISNFKHHSSGHMYFTIKDQGASLRCIMFRNRNWALDFKPRDGIKVIVSGFVGIYEKAGLYQLYVDSMQRDGMGSLHLAFEKLKNDLKEEGLFDTEYKKPIPKFPKKVVVITSPTGAAVRDMVVTISRRYPLTSITLIPVRVQGELAQTEIASGIQYANAMIDGDVILLGRGGGSLEEIWPFNTEDVARAIFNSQTPVVSCVGHETDFTISDFVSDLRAPTPTAAAELVVPDQEELMRLLEDYRQRLEKGLLNRVNNLRHKYHELVNRPVIKTPEIFVLERKKELEYLDQRLLREQYHLIQEQKNQFKILVKKLDSLSPLKVLKRGYTFCETEKGQVVTSIEHLGKGDNIQLQFSDGKADCCVKGTKNHSYDDIYEFVEGEGVDRGDK, from the coding sequence ATGGAAAAACAAGCAGTAACTGTAACACAGCTTACAGGTTACTTGAAGAATCTTTTATTAAAAGATAACAATTTAAAAAATGTCCTGGTGAGAGGTGAAATCTCAAATTTCAAACATCACTCATCAGGGCATATGTATTTTACTATTAAAGACCAGGGTGCTAGTTTACGGTGTATAATGTTTAGAAACCGGAATTGGGCCCTGGACTTTAAGCCTAGAGATGGAATTAAGGTAATCGTTTCAGGTTTTGTGGGCATATATGAAAAAGCCGGGCTATATCAACTTTATGTAGATAGTATGCAACGTGATGGAATGGGCTCTTTACATTTAGCTTTTGAAAAGTTAAAAAACGATTTAAAAGAGGAAGGTCTCTTTGATACTGAATATAAAAAACCAATACCTAAGTTTCCTAAAAAAGTAGTAGTTATTACTTCACCTACTGGTGCCGCTGTTAGAGATATGGTTGTAACGATTAGTAGAAGATATCCATTAACATCCATAACATTAATACCGGTACGTGTCCAAGGTGAATTGGCACAAACAGAAATTGCTTCTGGGATACAGTACGCGAATGCAATGATTGATGGAGACGTAATTCTTCTCGGCAGAGGAGGAGGTTCTTTAGAAGAAATTTGGCCATTTAATACAGAAGACGTGGCACGAGCTATTTTTAACTCTCAAACCCCAGTGGTGTCCTGTGTTGGACACGAAACAGACTTTACTATTTCTGATTTTGTATCAGATCTAAGAGCACCTACTCCAACAGCTGCTGCAGAATTAGTGGTTCCAGATCAAGAAGAACTTATGCGTTTATTAGAAGACTATAGACAAAGGTTAGAAAAAGGTCTACTTAATAGAGTTAATAATCTTAGACATAAATATCATGAATTAGTAAACAGACCAGTTATTAAAACACCAGAGATTTTCGTTTTAGAAAGAAAAAAAGAATTAGAATATTTGGATCAGAGGTTGTTACGAGAACAATATCATTTAATACAGGAGCAAAAAAATCAATTTAAAATTCTTGTTAAAAAACTTGATTCATTAAGTCCGTTAAAAGTACTAAAAAGAGGATATACTTTTTGTGAAACAGAAAAAGGCCAAGTAGTTACAAGTATTGAACATTTAGGAAAAGGTGATAATATTCAGTTACAGTTTAGTGATGGTAAAGCGGATTGTTGTGTAAAAGGAACAAAAAATCATAGCTACGATGATATTTATGAGTTTGTTGAGGGTGAAGGAGTGGATAGAGGTGACAAGTAA
- the folD gene encoding bifunctional methylenetetrahydrofolate dehydrogenase/methenyltetrahydrofolate cyclohydrolase FolD → MSAQIIDGKKVAKGIRGDLKEEVAKLKTDGIAPHLAVILVGDDPASKTYVSMKEKTANKIGMESTVKRLPSDVSEEELLQLIKELNENDSVHGILVQLPLPHHINENKVINSIDPDKDVDSFHPINVGNLVAGKKKFTPCTPAGIMKLLESINCEINGKNAVIVGRSNIVGKPISLLLLEQNATVSICHSRTKDLSAMTKEADILIVAVGKPEFVTGKMIKPGAVVIDVGVNRIEGELIGDVEFDSAKEAASHITPVPGGVGPMTITMLLNNTIEAAKAWKNKQ, encoded by the coding sequence ATGAGTGCACAAATCATTGATGGTAAGAAGGTTGCTAAGGGAATAAGGGGAGATTTGAAAGAAGAAGTTGCAAAATTAAAAACGGATGGTATAGCACCTCATTTAGCAGTTATATTAGTTGGAGATGATCCGGCTTCAAAAACTTATGTAAGTATGAAAGAAAAAACAGCAAATAAAATTGGGATGGAATCAACTGTAAAGCGACTTCCTTCTGATGTTTCTGAAGAGGAATTATTACAATTGATAAAAGAGTTAAATGAAAATGATTCTGTACATGGAATATTAGTACAATTACCGTTACCACATCATATTAATGAAAATAAAGTTATCAATTCTATAGACCCGGATAAAGATGTTGATAGTTTTCATCCCATCAATGTTGGAAATTTAGTAGCTGGTAAGAAAAAATTCACCCCTTGTACTCCGGCAGGTATTATGAAGTTATTAGAATCTATCAATTGTGAAATTAATGGAAAAAATGCAGTGATTGTTGGGCGTAGCAATATTGTTGGAAAACCAATATCATTATTATTACTTGAGCAAAACGCGACAGTATCTATTTGCCATTCTAGAACTAAAGATTTAAGTGCTATGACAAAAGAGGCTGATATTTTAATTGTAGCAGTAGGAAAACCTGAATTTGTAACAGGAAAAATGATTAAGCCTGGTGCAGTTGTAATTGACGTTGGAGTTAATAGAATAGAAGGAGAATTAATAGGAGATGTCGAGTTTGACTCTGCTAAAGAAGCAGCTAGCCATATTACGCCTGTGCCCGGTGGAGTTGGCCCTATGACGATTACGATGCTATTAAATAATACTATTGAAGCTGCAAAGGCATGGAAAAACAAGCAGTAA
- a CDS encoding O-sialoglycoprotein endopeptidase: protein MGLVLGIDTSCYTTSLALLDTNLNFINSVQLPLEVSSNKGGLRQSEGVFQHTKNLPKALEKLTDTMKLDLKYNITAISVSSKPRPQKESYMPVFLVGDSYASFLRTAFEVPIYRVSHQEGHIAACLYDNLQKIDLNVLEEFYVFHVSGGTTELLECVPSQNYSSFDIKIIGGTRDLAAGQLIDRTANKLGLPFPGGPQLESLSKFVDAKQDVSVPISISDTWVNFSGPETHIKKIINEGNYKREIIARKVEKCVAESLVSILKNASKHKRKKKILFVGGVMSNNYIKKYISRCFRESEISFLFTTPNLSKDNAIGVSLLGHNHLKTQMA from the coding sequence ATGGGTTTAGTCCTTGGCATAGATACAAGCTGTTATACAACTTCTTTAGCCTTATTAGATACTAATCTTAATTTTATTAACTCTGTACAACTTCCCTTAGAAGTATCCTCAAATAAAGGGGGATTACGGCAATCAGAAGGTGTTTTTCAACATACAAAGAACTTACCTAAAGCCCTAGAAAAGTTGACTGATACTATGAAACTTGACTTAAAATATAATATAACAGCTATTTCTGTTAGTAGTAAGCCAAGACCACAAAAAGAATCTTACATGCCAGTGTTTTTAGTTGGTGATTCATATGCATCTTTTTTAAGGACTGCTTTTGAAGTCCCTATTTATCGAGTTAGTCATCAAGAAGGTCATATAGCTGCTTGTTTATATGACAATTTACAAAAAATAGATCTTAATGTTTTAGAAGAGTTTTATGTATTTCATGTATCTGGGGGTACAACAGAATTATTAGAATGTGTTCCCTCACAGAATTATAGTTCGTTTGATATTAAAATTATAGGTGGGACAAGGGATCTTGCGGCCGGTCAATTAATTGACAGGACGGCTAACAAACTAGGTCTTCCTTTCCCTGGTGGGCCACAATTAGAAAGTCTATCTAAATTCGTGGATGCTAAACAAGATGTTTCAGTCCCTATATCTATATCCGATACATGGGTAAATTTTTCAGGTCCAGAGACCCATATCAAGAAAATTATAAATGAAGGTAATTATAAACGAGAAATTATTGCAAGAAAAGTTGAAAAATGTGTAGCAGAATCTTTAGTTAGTATATTAAAAAATGCTTCTAAACACAAAAGAAAAAAGAAAATTTTATTCGTTGGGGGAGTAATGAGTAATAATTATATAAAAAAGTATATTAGTAGATGCTTTAGAGAATCTGAAATATCTTTTTTATTTACCACGCCTAATCTCTCAAAAGATAATGCAATAGGTGTATCTTTGTTAGGTCATAATCATTTGAAAACTCAAATGGCATAA
- the nusB gene encoding transcription antitermination factor NusB, protein MSRRFARETAMKIIFQMAFNNDELNYEGAQQYKESGEEQLDVNNYQYLEDVTSKASTELPIIDSHIDKMSENWKIERLSRVDLSIMRLAICEMIYFDDIPVRVSINEAVELAKKFSTDKASSYINGILDKIAEQLKRDR, encoded by the coding sequence ATGTCTAGACGTTTTGCTAGAGAAACAGCAATGAAAATAATTTTTCAAATGGCATTTAATAATGATGAGTTGAATTATGAAGGTGCACAACAATATAAAGAAAGTGGTGAAGAACAGTTAGATGTAAATAATTATCAATATTTAGAAGATGTCACTTCTAAAGCAAGTACAGAACTACCAATTATAGATAGTCATATAGATAAGATGTCAGAAAACTGGAAAATAGAGCGTCTTAGTCGTGTAGATCTAAGTATTATGAGACTTGCTATTTGTGAAATGATTTATTTTGATGACATACCTGTTCGAGTTTCTATCAATGAAGCGGTAGAACTGGCTAAGAAATTTAGTACAGACAAAGCATCAAGCTATATTAATGGAATCTTAGATAAAATTGCGGAACAACTGAAAAGGGATCGGTGA
- a CDS encoding DUF2273 domain-containing protein, with the protein MNREYIMYLLENYLGRIIGVVLGFLISLIFVIFGFLQGLLVLILMGVGFYFGYYWDKEKQLPISIHRFLPPRR; encoded by the coding sequence TTGAATCGTGAATACATAATGTATCTATTAGAAAATTATTTGGGAAGAATTATAGGTGTGGTATTAGGTTTTCTAATTTCATTAATTTTTGTGATTTTTGGTTTTTTACAAGGTTTATTAGTATTGATTTTAATGGGGGTAGGCTTTTATTTTGGTTACTATTGGGATAAAGAAAAACAACTGCCTATCTCAATACATAGATTTTTACCGCCCAGAAGATAA
- the amaP gene encoding alkaline shock response membrane anchor protein AmaP codes for MHVFDRVIFFITSFLLLILSVILVSFAIPIHPIMDEVRTSMEFYAESLELGIVGLIILLIALRSIWGASRVEKNEEVVNQNTEIGEVKISLKTIESMVLRVAKNEVKGMKEVKSRIKVSENGLIIYLKGKVQADVEIPQVSEELQKIAKDHVESKAGVNISEVKVYIENIASDASRPK; via the coding sequence GTGCATGTTTTTGACAGAGTGATCTTTTTTATAACTAGTTTTCTATTACTAATTCTATCAGTTATCCTAGTATCTTTTGCTATACCTATCCATCCAATTATGGATGAAGTAAGGACAAGCATGGAATTTTATGCTGAATCTTTAGAATTAGGAATTGTGGGTTTAATTATTCTATTAATCGCGTTGAGATCAATTTGGGGAGCATCGAGGGTTGAAAAAAATGAAGAGGTTGTTAATCAGAACACAGAAATAGGTGAAGTTAAAATATCTCTAAAAACTATAGAAAGTATGGTTTTAAGAGTAGCAAAAAATGAAGTTAAAGGTATGAAAGAAGTTAAATCAAGAATAAAAGTATCTGAAAATGGTCTAATTATATACTTGAAAGGTAAAGTTCAAGCAGATGTAGAAATACCTCAAGTTTCTGAAGAACTTCAAAAGATAGCTAAAGATCATGTTGAATCTAAGGCAGGAGTAAATATAAGTGAGGTTAAGGTTTATATTGAAAATATAGCATCTGATGCTTCACGGCCTAAGTAA
- a CDS encoding Asp23/Gls24 family envelope stress response protein encodes MDPNSHTMAEKNELGQVRIANNVIGIISYLALKELDGIYNVSGGVSEGISEMFGKKTSKGIKVDLTEENVSIDVNLDIQYGVKIPEISKAAQEVVKEAVENMTGFSVSNVNVYIQRVRFEDV; translated from the coding sequence ATGGACCCAAATTCTCATACAATGGCAGAGAAAAATGAGCTCGGTCAAGTCCGTATAGCCAATAACGTTATTGGTATTATTTCTTACTTAGCGTTGAAAGAATTAGATGGAATTTATAATGTCAGTGGGGGGGTTTCTGAAGGAATAAGTGAAATGTTTGGTAAAAAAACTTCAAAAGGCATTAAAGTAGATCTAACAGAAGAAAATGTTTCTATTGATGTGAATTTAGATATACAGTATGGGGTTAAAATTCCTGAAATATCTAAGGCAGCTCAAGAAGTAGTAAAAGAGGCTGTAGAAAATATGACTGGTTTTTCTGTTAGCAATGTAAATGTATATATTCAACGAGTTCGCTTTGAAGATGTATAA
- a CDS encoding SpoIIIAH-like family protein, whose amino-acid sequence MKIIYLKRRWVIFISGFFIALTFWIINVDREVEQVEILQGESVDVIEQEGDAEIDIEEGSNNILKEDDTESDIIENETEEDVTSADLIPPDEVEEWEMEEDKDFFVAYRLERDRVRSKEIERLNQFIDNPNTSDEAKSEAESELLDLVKIREKELTLENLIRANGFEDAIFFFRNGSANVIVKVENLSETEIRQIAEIVSENAGVSISNVKVIEYN is encoded by the coding sequence ATGAAAATAATTTACCTAAAAAGGCGATGGGTAATTTTTATTTCAGGTTTTTTTATAGCTTTAACCTTTTGGATAATTAATGTTGATAGAGAAGTTGAGCAAGTTGAAATTTTACAAGGAGAGTCTGTAGATGTTATTGAACAAGAAGGTGATGCGGAAATAGATATTGAAGAAGGGTCTAATAACATACTTAAAGAAGATGACACCGAATCTGATATTATAGAAAATGAAACCGAAGAAGATGTAACTTCTGCAGACCTTATTCCACCAGATGAAGTAGAAGAGTGGGAAATGGAAGAGGACAAAGATTTTTTTGTTGCTTATAGACTAGAGAGAGATCGAGTAAGATCAAAAGAAATAGAACGATTGAATCAATTTATAGATAATCCAAACACTAGTGATGAAGCGAAAAGTGAAGCAGAAAGTGAACTTTTAGATTTGGTGAAAATCAGAGAAAAAGAATTGACTCTTGAAAACCTTATAAGAGCAAATGGTTTTGAAGATGCAATATTCTTTTTTAGAAATGGTTCAGCTAATGTAATAGTTAAAGTGGAAAACTTATCAGAAACAGAAATAAGACAGATTGCAGAAATAGTGTCAGAGAATGCTGGAGTATCAATTTCTAATGTTAAAGTGATTGAATATAATTAA
- the spoIIIAF gene encoding stage III sporulation protein AF, whose amino-acid sequence MLDHLNELVTSIVIVIILASFLELLLPPGNLQRYVRLVIGLMIVLIILNPIVKILENGDMIEPDIFEEPEADIDQVDDLLERGEDMQQNRIDKIDARYKDEIKGQVKERSQYHFDSIEVANVEIEYQDDSSLENYGEIKSLTVFLDKKDKELDEQNKEELVEPVEEIKISLENDNTSDLIEKKNNKSENKLNVSDEKLDNFEKDISDVFQITEDHVLVKVMK is encoded by the coding sequence TTGTTAGATCATCTAAATGAATTAGTAACTTCAATAGTTATAGTAATTATATTGGCTTCTTTTTTAGAATTACTACTTCCACCTGGGAATTTGCAAAGGTACGTAAGATTAGTAATAGGACTTATGATAGTTTTAATAATTTTAAATCCGATAGTCAAAATATTAGAAAATGGAGATATGATTGAACCTGATATTTTTGAAGAACCAGAAGCTGATATAGATCAAGTGGATGATTTATTAGAAAGAGGAGAGGATATGCAACAAAATAGAATTGATAAAATTGATGCTCGCTACAAAGACGAAATCAAAGGACAAGTAAAAGAAAGGTCACAATATCATTTTGATAGTATTGAAGTTGCTAATGTTGAAATAGAATATCAAGATGACAGTTCTCTTGAAAACTACGGAGAAATAAAAAGTTTAACAGTTTTTTTAGATAAAAAAGATAAAGAGTTAGATGAGCAAAATAAAGAAGAACTAGTAGAACCAGTTGAAGAAATAAAAATTAGCTTAGAGAATGATAATACTAGTGATTTAATTGAAAAAAAGAATAATAAATCAGAAAATAAATTGAATGTTTCAGACGAAAAACTAGATAATTTTGAAAAGGATATAAGTGATGTTTTTCAAATAACTGAAGACCATGTTTTGGTAAAAGTAATGAAATAA
- the spoIIIAE gene encoding stage III sporulation protein AE, with product MKKLVVILLLLIYLIIPSTVYGEEITDEKLDEDLNEILDQPEIKEMEKQWNQLNQEMDAYIPDLTFRDLFYLIRGDDGDISLAQLFSGLLRFFLHEVVVNFQLLGKVILLTVVAVLLTTLQNAFANENVAKLAHTVIYMSIVVIALQSFYLAIQIGRETVDNMVDIILALIPLLLTLMASMGAVTSVAIFHPITIFLINTFSTLISNVILPLLLFSAVLNVISHINPKFKVSSLADLFQNVSITAIGFFLTIFIGIMGLQGVGGAVADGISIRAAKFLTGSFIPVIGKALSDAVETVMGASLVLTNSVTMAGAVILFFITIFPALKILALVFIYKLAASLMEPLGETTIPDSLNTMSKSLTLVFAGVATVSVMFFIAMATIIGATNISMMIRG from the coding sequence ATGAAAAAATTAGTTGTAATTTTATTATTACTAATCTATTTAATAATCCCATCTACTGTTTATGGTGAAGAAATAACAGATGAAAAGCTAGACGAAGACTTAAATGAAATATTAGATCAACCGGAAATAAAAGAAATGGAAAAACAGTGGAATCAGTTAAATCAAGAAATGGATGCTTACATTCCTGACCTGACCTTCAGGGATCTTTTTTATTTAATCCGAGGCGATGATGGTGACATTAGTCTAGCTCAACTTTTTAGTGGGCTATTAAGATTTTTTCTACATGAAGTAGTTGTTAATTTTCAACTTCTAGGTAAAGTTATACTACTTACCGTAGTAGCAGTTTTACTAACGACATTGCAAAATGCATTTGCTAATGAAAATGTTGCTAAATTAGCCCATACAGTTATTTACATGTCTATAGTTGTTATTGCATTACAAAGTTTTTATTTAGCAATTCAAATTGGTCGAGAAACCGTAGATAACATGGTAGATATAATTTTAGCTTTAATCCCCTTATTGTTAACTCTTATGGCTTCTATGGGAGCTGTGACATCTGTTGCAATCTTTCACCCGATAACTATATTTTTAATTAATACTTTCAGTACTTTAATTAGCAATGTTATTTTACCTTTACTCCTATTTTCTGCGGTATTAAATGTGATAAGTCATATCAATCCTAAATTTAAAGTATCTTCATTAGCTGACCTGTTTCAAAATGTTAGTATTACAGCTATCGGTTTTTTTCTTACAATTTTTATAGGCATTATGGGGTTACAAGGAGTAGGTGGTGCTGTCGCTGATGGTATATCTATTAGAGCAGCTAAATTTTTAACAGGTTCGTTTATACCAGTTATCGGGAAAGCTTTATCTGATGCAGTTGAAACGGTCATGGGAGCATCTTTAGTTTTAACAAACAGTGTAACCATGGCAGGGGCAGTTATTTTATTTTTCATAACAATTTTTCCTGCTCTAAAAATTCTTGCACTAGTTTTTATATATAAATTAGCTGCTTCGTTAATGGAACCTTTAGGAGAAACTACAATTCCTGATAGTTTAAATACCATGTCTAAAAGTTTAACACTAGTTTTTGCCGGAGTAGCTACAGTTTCGGTTATGTTTTTTATAGCTATGGCAACAATTATTGGTGCTACTAATATATCAATGATGATCAGGGGTTAG
- the spoIIIAD gene encoding stage III sporulation protein AD: MDIIQIVGFGFIATVLIVVVRQYKKELAVLLSMAAGIMIFLYLLSPLKSVLDILEELTLQADLDFAYFDTLLKIVGIAYITEFGAQVCKDADEGAMAKKIELGGKIAIMLMAVPLVVMILETVLTLLP, encoded by the coding sequence ATGGATATTATTCAAATAGTTGGATTTGGTTTTATAGCAACTGTTTTGATTGTTGTAGTTAGACAGTATAAAAAAGAGTTAGCAGTTTTGCTATCAATGGCAGCGGGAATAATGATTTTTTTGTATTTATTAAGTCCACTAAAGTCTGTTCTAGACATTTTAGAAGAACTCACTTTACAAGCTGACTTAGATTTTGCTTATTTTGATACTCTTCTTAAAATTGTTGGGATAGCCTATATTACAGAGTTTGGTGCTCAAGTTTGTAAAGATGCAGATGAAGGAGCTATGGCCAAAAAAATCGAGTTGGGTGGAAAAATCGCAATAATGCTTATGGCTGTTCCGTTAGTGGTTATGATTTTAGAAACAGTGTTAACTTTACTTCCTTAG
- the spoIIIAC gene encoding stage III sporulation protein AC produces MYELDIDLLFRIAGVGMILAILNPVLTALDRKDVTTYVNLAGIIIVLFMVIHLLADLFETVRQVFGVY; encoded by the coding sequence ATGTATGAACTGGATATTGATTTACTATTTAGAATAGCAGGTGTGGGAATGATTCTAGCTATATTAAATCCAGTCCTAACAGCACTAGATAGAAAAGATGTGACAACGTATGTAAATTTAGCTGGAATAATTATTGTATTATTTATGGTAATTCATCTTCTAGCTGATCTCTTTGAGACAGTTAGGCAGGTATTTGGAGTGTATTAA
- a CDS encoding stage III sporulation protein AB, protein MLRIIGAALILFTSMALGNKIASNYRLRPKILQEIETILEMAASEINYVATPLPVLLSKLGRRFPKSAGKIFSNLNYYLAQEGCPPDEAIVAARDKLESDLPLLEEDWEIIENFTINLGKSDTDEQLRHIELCLSHIRVNQKLALEDRKKSEKMWRYLGVLTGLLLVILIW, encoded by the coding sequence GTGCTAAGAATAATTGGAGCAGCCTTGATTTTATTCACTTCTATGGCACTAGGAAATAAAATTGCTAGTAATTATAGACTACGCCCTAAAATACTTCAAGAAATTGAAACTATTTTAGAAATGGCAGCCTCAGAAATAAATTATGTAGCAACACCTTTACCTGTACTTTTATCGAAACTTGGTAGAAGATTTCCTAAAAGTGCTGGGAAAATTTTTTCTAATTTAAACTATTACTTAGCACAAGAAGGGTGCCCTCCAGATGAAGCAATTGTAGCAGCTCGTGATAAGTTAGAATCTGATTTACCATTGTTAGAAGAAGATTGGGAAATAATTGAAAACTTTACAATAAATTTAGGAAAAAGTGATACTGATGAACAGTTAAGACATATAGAACTATGTTTATCTCATATAAGAGTAAATCAAAAATTAGCCCTTGAAGATCGTAAAAAAAGTGAAAAAATGTGGCGGTATCTAGGAGTGCTAACGGGGCTTTTACTTGTGATTTTAATATGGTAA
- the spoIIIAA gene encoding stage III sporulation protein AA — translation MKEIEKILRNFFPNNINKIIIECLKKNKNSKDKIEEIRVRINKPIILKLTSDDIVTDYKVRKSDLEKIIALISENSVYSYQNELSRGFITVAGGHRVGLVGKTNIRDNHVRTIKDISSINFRISREVIGASQSLACKIYNNHQKSIYNTLIVGSPGCGKTTLLRDLTRIYSEGSSEIRPHNISLVDERSEIAGTVKGVPQKEVGLRTDVLDGCPKAKGITMVLRSMSPDLIVTDEIGSQEDVKAVGEALNAGVKLLLSAHSDSYNSLMNRPGFSELLDSGGIERVVFLTNNRGPGTVESIVKNNHEKNKKQLKINNLKNEKFLRKQGG, via the coding sequence ATGAAAGAAATCGAAAAAATTTTACGTAATTTTTTTCCTAATAATATAAATAAGATAATAATAGAATGTCTTAAAAAAAATAAAAACTCAAAAGATAAAATTGAAGAAATTAGGGTTAGAATCAATAAACCAATTATATTAAAACTAACATCAGATGACATAGTAACAGATTACAAAGTTAGAAAGAGTGATCTAGAGAAAATCATAGCATTGATAAGTGAAAACTCAGTATATTCATATCAAAATGAACTATCAAGAGGGTTTATAACTGTAGCTGGTGGGCATCGAGTTGGTTTAGTTGGGAAAACAAATATAAGAGATAATCATGTTAGAACTATTAAGGATATTTCGAGTATCAATTTTAGAATATCACGTGAAGTCATAGGTGCTTCTCAAAGTCTTGCTTGTAAAATTTACAATAACCATCAAAAAAGTATATATAATACTTTAATAGTTGGCTCACCTGGATGTGGTAAAACAACTCTATTACGAGATTTAACTAGAATTTATAGTGAGGGATCTTCAGAAATAAGACCACATAATATTAGCCTTGTAGATGAGCGTTCAGAAATAGCTGGGACTGTTAAAGGTGTACCTCAAAAGGAGGTGGGGTTAAGAACAGATGTGTTAGATGGATGTCCTAAAGCTAAAGGAATAACTATGGTGTTAAGATCAATGTCCCCTGATCTCATCGTAACTGACGAAATTGGAAGTCAAGAAGATGTAAAAGCTGTAGGGGAAGCCTTGAATGCAGGAGTTAAACTGTTATTATCAGCTCATTCTGACTCATATAATTCTCTTATGAATCGTCCTGGATTTTCGGAATTACTAGATAGCGGTGGAATTGAAAGAGTAGTATTTTTAACTAATAATAGGGGTCCTGGTACTGTTGAATCTATTGTAAAAAACAATCATGAGAAAAACAAGAAACAACTAAAAATTAACAATTTAAAAAATGAAAAATTCTTGAGAAAACAGGGGGGATGA